The following are from one region of the Sediminispirochaeta bajacaliforniensis DSM 16054 genome:
- a CDS encoding Coenzyme F420 hydrogenase/dehydrogenase, beta subunit C-terminal domain produces MENPSEDQHENFFVGSVSSAYVGFANNELIHQNGQSGGIVTALLDYLIQTENVRYVVVSIMREGIPPRGESLVVTDSHTLIVSQKSKYTPIPLLATLKEIPNDEHVIAIVGLPCHMQGLQNLQNMIPSWQKRKIIKIGLVCQKVMTTGGIDYMIHQSGIKNVVDLIFRDTGRTGYPGAPIVRDSDNNETILPHDAWSSIKEIFTPLRCRLCFDKINVFSDIVCGDPHRIPGAKGKKQSLVLTRTDIGDAMIEDALDKKIVTLRPVDIKVAVDGQRIREKMEDWHASVFAWRLKRGNRSFSNCKEWKRIWNIAKKKKLLSLSLKIDSFENRNDLYNFISVWLEKEKRKRKNIFFRLYRKINKVYTILRNL; encoded by the coding sequence ATGGAAAACCCTTCTGAAGATCAACACGAGAATTTTTTTGTTGGGTCGGTCTCTTCTGCATATGTCGGTTTTGCAAACAATGAGCTTATCCATCAAAATGGACAAAGTGGTGGAATCGTTACGGCCCTTCTTGACTATCTTATTCAAACTGAGAATGTTAGATATGTAGTTGTTTCTATTATGCGGGAAGGAATACCCCCTCGAGGAGAATCTCTTGTTGTAACCGATAGCCATACGTTGATAGTATCGCAGAAATCTAAATATACTCCGATTCCCCTTTTGGCAACGTTGAAGGAGATTCCCAATGATGAACACGTTATTGCTATTGTTGGCCTGCCATGTCATATGCAGGGTCTTCAAAATTTGCAGAACATGATTCCTTCATGGCAAAAAAGAAAAATAATAAAGATTGGTCTTGTCTGCCAGAAAGTAATGACTACCGGTGGAATTGACTATATGATTCATCAGTCAGGAATAAAGAATGTTGTTGATCTAATTTTTCGCGACACAGGAAGGACGGGATATCCTGGCGCCCCAATAGTACGAGATAGCGATAATAATGAAACTATTCTCCCGCATGATGCTTGGTCTTCAATAAAAGAAATTTTTACGCCATTGAGATGTCGGCTATGCTTTGATAAAATAAACGTTTTTTCTGATATTGTGTGCGGTGATCCTCATCGTATTCCCGGGGCAAAAGGAAAAAAACAATCGCTTGTGTTAACTCGTACAGATATAGGTGATGCTATGATAGAAGATGCATTAGATAAAAAGATAGTTACCTTGCGTCCCGTCGATATTAAAGTTGCTGTAGACGGGCAGCGCATAAGAGAAAAAATGGAAGATTGGCATGCAAGTGTTTTTGCATGGAGACTGAAAAGGGGAAATCGCTCCTTTTCTAATTGTAAAGAATGGAAAAGGATTTGGAATATTGCCAAAAAAAAGAAATTGCTATCTTTATCGTTAAAGATTGACTCTTTTGAAAATAGAAATGACCTTTATAATTTTATATCTGTTTGGTTAGAAAAAGAAAAGCGAAAGAGAAAAAATATATTTTTTCGATTATATCGAAAAATTAATAAAGTATATACTATCTTACGGAATTTGTGA
- a CDS encoding polysaccharide pyruvyl transferase family protein, whose amino-acid sequence MKRIGILTFHSVTNYGAILQCCGLYSVCRKLNPEALVEVVNYQPYQALKEYFRTGLYKPKDIFYLLKYVRFVLFGRKNLTLSGPPMYTKKSLQKLHARYDTLIVGSDEVWRLGGIRGYDYSYFLDFCDDGTHRIAYAVSSSNRAKKDDYNKEVVILLNKFDFISVRDSYTKNFILPLINSDITEVLDPTFLFDYKIITSAKKVSSDKYILIYAGIDEKDAIPICEYAKAHSLKIISVNRRLSFADKSFPYIDPGRWLAFFQSADLIVTEFYHGMIFALKNEKKFVMLKHPGKAAKVEGLTEKLGITHLLVDSPLTIEKIQLCIDNIDYSSINEILLKLQDSSYNFLSEALG is encoded by the coding sequence ATGAAACGAATTGGCATATTAACTTTTCATAGTGTTACAAACTACGGTGCTATTTTGCAGTGCTGTGGGCTTTATTCTGTGTGTAGAAAGCTTAACCCCGAGGCTTTAGTTGAGGTTGTCAATTATCAGCCATATCAAGCGCTAAAAGAGTATTTTCGAACTGGTTTATATAAGCCGAAAGATATATTTTATTTGTTAAAATATGTTCGGTTTGTATTATTTGGAAGAAAAAATTTAACATTAAGTGGACCTCCTATGTATACAAAAAAAAGCTTGCAGAAACTTCATGCAAGGTACGATACTTTAATTGTCGGAAGTGATGAAGTTTGGCGTCTGGGGGGGATTAGGGGGTATGATTATTCTTATTTTTTAGATTTTTGTGATGATGGGACCCATCGAATTGCTTATGCCGTAAGTTCTTCGAATCGTGCTAAAAAGGATGACTATAATAAGGAAGTCGTAATATTATTGAATAAATTTGATTTCATATCGGTTAGGGATAGTTATACAAAGAATTTTATCTTGCCATTAATTAATTCAGATATTACAGAAGTCCTTGATCCGACATTCTTGTTTGATTACAAAATAATAACATCGGCGAAAAAAGTATCTTCTGATAAGTATATTTTGATATATGCTGGTATAGATGAAAAAGATGCAATCCCAATTTGCGAGTATGCTAAAGCTCATAGTCTTAAAATAATATCAGTTAATAGGCGATTATCTTTCGCCGATAAATCCTTTCCTTATATTGATCCTGGGCGTTGGCTTGCCTTTTTTCAATCTGCGGACCTTATAGTTACTGAATTCTATCACGGTATGATATTTGCTTTAAAAAATGAAAAAAAATTTGTTATGCTTAAACATCCTGGAAAGGCCGCAAAAGTGGAAGGACTTACTGAGAAATTGGGAATTACCCATTTGCTTGTTGATTCTCCTCTTACTATCGAAAAGATTCAATTATGTATTGACAATATTGATTATTCATCCATCAATGAGATCCTATTAAAGTTACAAGACAGTTCTTACAATTTTTTATCTGAAGCTTTAGGTTAA
- a CDS encoding glycosyltransferase family 4 protein: MACILFITALYPQSDNQSRMEKTFALHNFVKYWVDDNIIVIKPIKIKKKEFHRFFQIEKRNVGNVLVYLIPYFRQEYLSFFFRFHLYHLLKKLNIHPDIIVSHYKTSHIFGRQIALKFGIPLICGIHVTDINCIKANNSSGKKISTAIVSANVVACRSFQIKRKLLELLPPHSVDKKLFVVNSGIAEKHIRSKDFFLEKTNKEEFPALITVSTLKARKHIDNAIKAFGHLSPMFSSYTIVGGGPVFNSLVTLSKKIDTEDKIQFVGHVDSSQVFPMLINPQIFLLVSSNETFGLVYLEAMAYGCIVIGLKNEGIDGIIVDGENGFLCPDPSVASIEHILRKVLSLTQQEKKKILMNARNTILMHTEQSAGLRYRKLIQQAMDAHFYENKA, from the coding sequence ATGGCTTGCATATTATTTATCACTGCATTATATCCACAAAGTGATAACCAATCACGGATGGAAAAGACTTTTGCATTACATAATTTTGTAAAATATTGGGTTGATGACAATATCATTGTGATTAAACCCATTAAAATAAAGAAAAAAGAATTTCATCGTTTTTTTCAAATAGAAAAACGCAATGTAGGAAATGTATTAGTATATCTTATTCCATATTTCCGACAAGAATATTTATCATTTTTTTTCCGTTTTCATCTCTATCATCTCCTTAAAAAACTTAATATTCACCCTGACATAATAGTGAGCCATTATAAGACGAGTCATATATTCGGACGTCAAATTGCTTTAAAATTTGGCATTCCTCTTATATGTGGAATTCATGTGACAGATATTAATTGCATAAAAGCAAATAACTCCTCTGGGAAAAAAATTTCAACGGCGATTGTTTCTGCCAATGTAGTTGCCTGCCGGTCATTCCAAATAAAGCGAAAACTTTTGGAATTACTACCACCTCATTCTGTTGATAAAAAGTTATTTGTTGTTAATTCTGGTATAGCAGAAAAGCATATTCGATCTAAGGATTTTTTTCTTGAAAAAACCAATAAGGAGGAGTTTCCTGCTTTAATAACAGTCTCGACTTTGAAGGCCAGAAAACATATTGATAATGCAATTAAAGCTTTTGGGCATTTATCTCCTATGTTTTCTTCTTATACGATTGTTGGTGGCGGACCGGTATTTAATTCTCTTGTAACTTTATCGAAAAAAATTGACACAGAGGATAAAATCCAATTTGTTGGCCATGTTGATTCGAGTCAAGTATTTCCTATGCTTATTAATCCTCAAATTTTTCTTCTTGTAAGTTCAAATGAGACTTTCGGATTGGTTTATCTGGAAGCGATGGCATATGGATGTATAGTAATCGGGTTAAAAAATGAGGGTATTGATGGAATTATCGTTGATGGTGAAAATGGCTTCTTGTGTCCCGATCCATCGGTAGCATCTATAGAGCATATTTTACGAAAAGTTCTTAGCTTAACTCAGCAGGAGAAAAAGAAAATTCTAATGAATGCTAGAAATACTATATTGATGCACACTGAGCAATCAGCTGGATTAAGATATCGAAAGTTGATTCAACAAGCTATGGATGCTCATTTTTATGAAAATAAAGCTTAA